The Isachenkonia alkalipeptolytica region TAAAAGTTGGGTGGCAACAATGGTTTTATAGGTTCCGATGCGCTTGCCTAAAATGGGAACACTGAGGCTTCCGAAAACCGTACCCAGCTGGGCAAAGCTCAGGATGAGACCGACGACGCCTTCGGTAGTCTCCAACATATATCGTAAATACACACCGAAAAAAGGAACCACCATGCCCGCCCCAAGACCGATCAATCCGGTATAGAATAAAAAGGAGATATTCAACTTCGTGAAAAATCCTTTGAATTCTTGAAAATCCAAACGTTTCACCGCTTTTTCCGGTTTGGGTTTTAACAGACCCAGGGGAATGATGGCAATAAGGCTCGTGGCACTTACCAAAATTAAAGCGTAGCGTATGGATTCGGGTCCCGGTCCTAGGGACTGTGCAAAGAGATCCGCAAGAAATCCGGTAAAGAGCGACCCGACCATAAAAGCGGCATTTCGGGTTGCAAAGGTTAAACTAAAGGCATGCACCCTTTCCGCTTCCGTAGCCTGATTGTAAATGAAAGGGGACTCCACGGTCATCATGGCCGCCTGACCAAATCCGAAAATTACGGCAATCCCTTTGATTAATGGAACGGTCTCCACTAGGGCAATGGAAATACTACTGATCCCCACGGTTAACAGACCCATTATCAGGGTGCGCTTATGTCCGATTCGACCGGCGATAAAGGCAATTAAAAAGGTAAACAATCCTACCGAAAGTCTTCGAAGGGATAAAATCGTTCCGACCAAGCTTTCAGGATGGCCCAGTTCGATGATATAGATGCCGAAAAAACCATTAAAAGATGCGGAGGTAAGACCGTATAAGAAAACAACAAATATGAATTTTTTTATGATGGGATTTAAGTTTTTATAGCTCATTATACTATTATATAGTTAGCTACACGAAATATCAATAGGAACCCTTGATTTTCTCTGATTTCAAAAGCGGAAAAAAATATTGCAATTAACCCCGGCTTTTGCAGGAAAAACCTAAAGAAATATCGAATATAACAGTAGGTACG contains the following coding sequences:
- a CDS encoding MFS transporter, with translation MSYKNLNPIIKKFIFVVFLYGLTSASFNGFFGIYIIELGHPESLVGTILSLRRLSVGLFTFLIAFIAGRIGHKRTLIMGLLTVGISSISIALVETVPLIKGIAVIFGFGQAAMMTVESPFIYNQATEAERVHAFSLTFATRNAAFMVGSLFTGFLADLFAQSLGPGPESIRYALILVSATSLIAIIPLGLLKPKPEKAVKRLDFQEFKGFFTKLNISFLFYTGLIGLGAGMVVPFFGVYLRYMLETTEGVVGLILSFAQLGTVFGSLSVPILGKRIGTYKTIVATQLLSIPLLIAIGVPQGIVIVAIAFFLRSSLMNMGQPLIRNISMHIVLEHHRPLMSSMRAMINNLTRALGIFLGGWIMENFSYNTPYAFTITFYLLGTLVFYHLFKHKLQDKEP